The genomic segment GCAGCGCCGAGAAAAAGATGGCGCTGACAAAGCCGGGCAGAACCAACGGGACCAGTGTCAGCATCTGCGCAGCCGCCTTGCCGGGAAACTCCATGCGGCCAAAGGCATAGGCTGTTGGCGTGGCCAGCAGCAGGGTCAGGAATGAGACGCACGCCGCCAGCGTGTAGCTATTGTACATCGCTTGCGGCAGTGCGCTCGTCGCCCAGATTTCCACCCAGCGGCGCAAGGAAAGTACCGGCGGAAGCACGGCAGGATAGGCCCATGGGGTTGATGGGTCCACCAGAGACCAAAGAACTGCCATGCAGAAGGGAAGAACCAGGGCGACGAAGAAGACGGCGAGGGCAAGCAGGATGAGCAGTTGACGCTGCCAGAAGGGTGTTGAGCGGGAGGGTGTGGTCATTGATTATCTCCCCATCCGACGAACAAGAAGTTGCATCAGGCCTGCAAGGATGAGTGAGCCGAAAAGCGAGAGTGCCATCAGCATGACGGCCACGACCGCCGCCTCATTCCACCCATGCGCTGCATTGTCGGACTGAACGCGGTGCATGAACTGCGCCATGGACTGAATATTGGTCGGCCCCGCCACCACCTGGAATGACCAGTCGCCTGCTGCGCCGATAAAGATCAGAATGAGCGCCGCCTGCAAGGCACGCAGCGTCAGCGGCAAGATGACCCGCCGAAGTCGTGCAAGACTTCCTGCACCCAGATCCCGGGCTGCATCCAGAATGTCGTCACCGATTGAGCGAACGGAGCCGGTGACGACGAGAAACGCCAGGGGCATGTTCTTCCAGACCTGCAAGATCACCACGCCAATGGCATAGCTGTCGTTCTGCATCCGGATTGGCCGGTCGATGAGGCCGAGCTTGACCAGTGCGACATTCAGGAAACCCTGAAAGGAAATGAAGTTGACGAACAGGAAGGCGGCCACCAGACCGTGGACGAGGAGCGGCGCCTTGATCATGGCGCTGATCAGATCGGAGCCTGGAAAGGGGCGCCTGAGCCACAGCGCCACCGGATAAGCGAGCATGACCGAGATCAGAGAACTCAGGATCGCGATACGCGCCGAGTACCAGAACACGCGCCAGAACTGGCTTTGCGACAGCATGCCTTCCCAGAATTCCAGCGAGAAACGGTCATCACCCGCGAAATTGAAATATCCGATCGACTGCGACACGGCCATTCCCACCACGAGTGACATGAAGGCGACGATGGGAAAAAGCCCGGGAAGCAAGAGAAGGTAGGGAGTGATACGCTGCCGTTTCATCGGACAGCCTCGGCGAGAAATCGGATGGCATCAGGCGCAATCACGACGCCGATGGTCTCACCTTCGGAAACAGGAGCAAACCCGTGGGTCTGAATGCGATAGCGGCTTGTCGCGTCACCAAGCGGATGGACGGAAAAGTCGCATTGGCTTCCCAGGAAGGTACGGGTGGTGACTTTGACGTCAAAGCGGTTCTGTGCGTCTGCAGTGGGCTTCGTGACGTGCGCGTCCTCCGGTCGCCAGCAGGCATAGACATGATCTGAGACCGGCGGGGTGTCCGAACGGACAACTGCTTCGCCCAGGGGGCAACTGACCTTGTATTCGCCCTGGGTGCGATCAACGTCCAGAATACGCAGCGGCATGATGTTGGCCGTGCCGATGAAATCTGCCACGAAGCGGTTGGCGGGGTTGCGATATATGTCTTCCGGACGTCCCATCTGCTCGATGACGCCCGCCCGCATGACGATGACGAGATCGGACATGGCAAGCGCTTCTGCCTGATCGTGGGTGACGTAGACGGCGGTGAACCCGTGCTCGCGCTGCAGCGCCCGTATCTCCATGCGCACATGATCCCGCAGCTTCGCATCGAGGTTGGACAGCGGCTCATCGAAGAGCATGACCCCCGGGCGGACTGCCATGGCGCGCGCAAGCGCCACGCGTTGCTGCTGCCCGCCGGAAAGTTGCCCCGGCAGCTTGGCCAGTTGCGAGGACAGGCCGACCTGCTCTGCGACTGCGGCAACCCGCGCGGCAATGTCCTGTGCGCCAAGCCTGCGCTGGCGAAGCCCGAACCCGATGTTGTCGGCAACTGTCAGATGCGGGAAGAGAGCATAGGACTGAAAGCACATGGCCGTGTCGCGCTTTTCTGGCGGCACGTCCTGCATGTTCTGACCTTTGATCTCAATCGTCCCGCCATCAAGCGGAATGAAGCCGGCAATTGCTTTCAGAAGTGTCGTCTTGCCGCAGCCGGAAGGGCCCAGCAGCGTAACCAAATGTCCTTGCGATGCTTCGAAACTGACTTCGCTCAAGGCCTGGAATGTGCCGTAACGCAGACTTGCGCTGCGAACGGACAAAGCGGTCGACGCTTGTGCCACGGTGTTACCCTCCCTGTAGACGAGCTCAATTCTGACGTTGAGCTTGATTTATCATGCTTTGTGTATAATATTTATGACAGGTTTTTGACTGTTGTAAATAGCGGCATCATCGGTAAAAAGCTCTTTGAATGGTAGAGAACACAGGTTGTGACCTTATGTTTTTATGTTTATTGCATAATTTTTATAGGAGCACCGTGTACGTATTGCCGAGGGCGTTAAAAGCCTCTAGGGGTTGTATGTCCGGACTGAGAGGTAAAGGCTGAGATGTCTGAGAAGGTGAGCGATCTCTCGGGAAACGAGCGAATGATTCTCGAGATCGTGCGCAGGGCACCCAATATTCTGCGGTCTGCCGTTGCGCCTGCCACCAATCTCACACAGCCTTCGGTGCACAGAATCATCGATCAGCTTCTGGAGATGGGACTGCTCACCCTGGGCGATCCGGTCATTCACGGGCGCGGCAAGCCGAGCCCTTCGCTTAAGCTGAACGCTGAAGCACGTTTTACGATCGGCATTTCCGTCAATACCGACAGCATAGCGTTCGGATTGTGCGATTTTGCCTGCCGTATCGTTTACGAGGAAATGCTGGAGGTCGCGCCGACCAACAGGCGTGATACGCTCTTCGTTTTGAAAGAACGGCTGCGCGCGGTTCTGGCGGAGCGGGGAGTTATGCAGGACAAGCTCGCTGGCATAGGATTTTCCATGGCGGGTTTCTTTATTGGCCCCGAGCGATATTTCAATGCGCCGGAACTCCTGCGTGACTGGTCGCTGGTAGATCTACGCAAGGAACTGGAAACGCTCTTCGATCTTCCGGTCTGGACCGAAAACAACGGTACGACAGGCGCTATAGGGGAGTCTGCCGTTGGCGCAGGCCGAAACTTTTCTACCTTTGGCTACCTTTCCTTCAACTACGGTTTTGGTGGAGGCATCGTTCTGGACGGCAAGCCATTCTTCGGCGCTTTCGGTAACGCAGGGGAACTTAGCCGGGTCTTCACTCTGGAGGAGGGACCTTCGCGGCCGGCTCTTGGCGAATTGCTCAAGCGGCTCGATCGTTCAGGCATCGCGATCGCGAATATTCGTGAGTTGCGACAACGCTTCGACCCGACCTGGCCGCAGGTTTCCGAATGGGTCGAGGAGGTTGCGCCCACACTCAACAGGGCGATCGACATGCTGCGCGCTGTCATCGATCCAGAGGCGATTGTCTTCGGTGGTGAACTTCCACCCGCCCTGGGTGAAATGCTGATTGCCATCCCCCCTTCGTCCACAAAGCCGCGATATGGTCTGGAAGCCCCTTATCCGCACCGGCTGCTAAGCCCCATTCAATCGGATCCCGCAATTCTGGGCGCAGCGCTCATTCCGCTGATGGATCAGTATTTTGCCTGGTCGCTTCCAAAGCCGTGAAGATGTGTGTTGTTCCCCTGAAAGACCGTCGTTTCGAGAACGACGGCCCTCGTCGCAAAAATGATGCGCATGATCACAGAGAGACCAAAGCGGGTGTCCCTGCCTGCTACTCCGCAAACACTTCGTCACGACCTCTGCGGATATTCGGAATGATTGCAACGATCAGCAAAAGGGCAGACAGGATGATGAGTCCGGCGCTGATGGGCTCGGTTACGAAGGTGGACAGGGAGCCGCGTGACAGGATGAGCGCCCTGCGCAGGTTTTCTTCCAGAAGTTTGCCAAGCACGAAACCGAGCAGCATGGGTGCTGGCTCGAAGCCGAACCGGGTCAGCAGATAGCCCACGAAACCGAAGAGGCCGATCAGAAGGACATCCGTCGCCTGTGAGTTGATCGAGTAGATGCCGATACAGCAGAAGACGAGGATGGCCGGGAATAGCAACCGGTATGGCACCTTGAGCAGCTTCACCCAGACGCCGACCAGCGGCAGATTGATGATGAGCAACATCAGGTTGCCGATCCACATCGAAGCAATCATACCCCAGAAAAGTGAGGGTTTGCCCGTCATGACCTGTGGACCTGGAATAATGCCATGGATGGTCATCGCGCCGACCATCAACGCCATGACGGCATTGGCGGGAATGCCGAGCGTCAGAAGCGGGATGAAAGATGTCTGGGCACCGGCGTTGTTTGCCGACTCTGGCCCTGCCACACCTTCGACGGCACCCTTGCCGAAGCGAGAGGGGTCTTTCGAAAGCTTCTTTTCCATCGCGTACGACGCGAAGGGAGCCAGAATTGCGCCGTTCCCGGGCAGAATGCCGAAGGCGGATCCCAAAAGCGTTCCGCGCAAAACCGGCGCGATCGACTGGCGTAGTTCCTCCCGGTTTGGCAGCAGCCTGCCGATTGCTCCCCGCACGACATCGCGCTCTTCCGGTTGGCCGAGATTGCGCAGAATTTCCGATACACCGAACACACCCATTGCCAGCACGGCGAAATCGATCCCATCCCATAGGAAGGGTTGGCCGAAGGTCATGCGCTGGTCGCCTGTTTCCAGATCGGTGCCAACCGTGGAAAGCAGCAGGCCAAGCATGATCATGGCAATCGCCTTGATGATCGAGCCGCCCGCCAGAACGACGGCGAACACGAGGCCCATGACCATCAGCGCGAAGTATTCGGTCGGTCCGAACAGAAGAGCGACGCGTGTCAGCGGGGCACCGAGTGCTGCAATGAAGATCGTTGCAACGGTGCCGGCGAAGAAGGAGCCAAGTGCCGCGATGCCCAAAGCCGCTCCGGCCCGACCCCGACGAGCCATGGCATGACCATCAAGGGCGGTAACGACAGATGTTGCTTCACCGGGAATGTTCACCAGAATGGCAGTCGTCGAACCACCATATTGCGCTCCGTAGTAGATGCCGGCGAGCATGATCAGCGCGCCAGTCGGATCAAGGCTGAACGTAATTGGCAGAAGCATGGCAATGGTTGCGACAGGGCCAACACCCGGAAGAACGCCGATCAGCGTTCCTACAAGGCAGCCAAGGAAAGCAAGCGCCAGGTTTTGCAGGCCAAGCGCGACCGAAAATCCCAGCGACAGGTTTGAAACAAGCGTATCCATCAGTCCTGCTTTCCATCAACCGTCGAATTTGAGAGATGCCTCTCTGTAGCGAACAAGCCTGCGGAGATGCAAAGCATCACAGCGGCTGTGACCCGCAGCACCAGTTTTTGCGACCAGCCCTCGGGAAGGCTGTCGATGAGAAAGGCCGGCAGGATCGGGATCGGCAAGTTCAGCAGATCTCCAAACATCAGCATGCAGACCGGCGTCAATCCGAATGCCAGCGCCAGAAGCTCGCGCAGGCGTGCCTCTGGCGTCGCAAATCCGGCAATTATGATTGCAAAGGGGGCTGATACCATCAGGCCCAGTCCCGGAACGTTGACCGGGCCAATGCGCCATGAACTGATGGTCGCAGCGAAGAAGCCAATGGACAGGAGAACGAAAACGGTGCCGCGAAGCTCCGTTTTCTCGATCGCCGAACCATGACGCACGAGGGCGACACCAGCGATGATGAGACCAAGGCTACCCACACCGATGGCCAGGGCACGGGGCAGAAGCGCCGAACCCATTTCGGAGAGCGAACCTGCATTGAGGTCACTCAGCAACCACAGCGCCAGGCCGGCGACACCGGCCAGAGCCAGCCCGCCGGCAAAGTTCTGAGGCGCCTTGATGGCCCGCCCGGCATCCCGCTGACGGGGTTCGATCTCATTCATTCGCAGCCTCCCTGCAGTCATGCCCTAAAGATGTCAGTTCGGTTCGATTCCCAGATCCTTCAGGACCTGACCGGTATAGGCATGCTGGGCTGCTAGAAATTTCTTCGCGCCAGCCGGAGCCACGTTTTCACCCTTTTCCATCTCGAAGCCGAGCGTGGGAGCCCGTTCCAGAACGTCTGGTTCGGCAATTGCCTTGGCGACGGCCTTGCTCATGGTTTCGACGATCGCATCCGGCGTTCCAGCCGGAGCCATGATCATGAACCAACCCTGTAGCTCCATGTTTTTCAGCGTTTCAGCAATGGCTGGCACATTGGGAAGCGTGGCGATCCGCTCCTTGCCGGCGACTGCAATCGGACGCAGCGATCCGTCCTTGATGAAGGCCTCGACGACCGATGCAGACTGAATGGTCACGGGTGTACGACCACTGATGCTGTCCTGCACCGCGTTCGAGATCGTGTTGTAGGGAACCAGTGCCATCTTGGTTCCGGCCTGCTTGTTGATAGCCTGCGCGATCAAGCCGGAAATGTTACGCGGCCCATCCACGGCGATGCTGAGAGAACCGGGATCAGCCTTTTCGAGGGCGATGAGCTCTGCAAGACTGTTTGCTTTCACGTCCGGATTGACAAGCAGGATGTGATGGCTGCGCGCAACCATGGCAACCGGCACGAAGTCTTTCAACGGATCGTAGGACAGATTCTTGATCGTGTAGGGGTTCGTTACCAACGCTGCCGACGTTGCGAAGACGAAGGTGTATCCGTCATTGGTGGCGCGCGCTGCCGCCTGCATTCCGACGACATTGGCGGCGCCTGGACGGTTTTCAACGATGAACTGCTGGCCCAGGGCGCGTGAGAGCTTGTCGGTGATTATGCGGCACAGCACGTCGGGGCTGTTGCCAGCTGCCTGCGGCACGATGACGGTCACAGGCCGTTGCGGCCAGTCCGCTGCCGTTGCCAAGGTCGGGGCAGCAAGGGCTGCGCCCGCTGCGCCAGCGATGAACATGCGTCTAGAAATTTTGAACATTCTTACCTCCCAAGGTTCAAATCAAAATCGGGTACAGGGCCGCCCTCCTCCGGGCGGCCCTGCGCATCAGGCCGCCAACGTCACATCGACAAGATTTGACGTAGGGCTCAGGATCTGCCGCAAATCCTGATCGCGAGCAGCCTGGAAAGTGAATTCCTGTGTCTCTACGCCCTGGCTGTCCCAGAAGGCGAGGCCGGTGCCGTTTGCGGATGACAAAAGCCAGCGGGCCGACCCGCTGAGGACCTGTGTCGAATAAACCGTGTCCGCCGGGATGTTGGCAAAGTCACCAGCGCCCATCACATAGGCTTCGCCATCGAGAACAAGCGACAATGCGCCTGACAGAAGGTAAAGATTGACATGCGTCTCGGCGTGCCGGATTGGCGGCATGCTTGCACCGAGACCGGCCTCGATTGTGCGGATCTCCATCCTGTCATCGCAAAGGCTTGCTGGCAGCACCGTTGTGGCAAGATGGCCAGCCAGACGGTGGCGCGGTCCATATCCGGACTGAAGGACGAAAGACTGACGCTGCTGCGGCAACTGGCGGTCTGTCTCATTGCCATCGGTGACCTCGGCGTAGACCGCTTCCGGCATACGCATAACGCCAAAACGCTGCATTGCGGGACCCATGCGTGAGAAATCGAACGGGTGATTGGATGCTGGCAGTCCCGGTTCGAGCCAGACGCTGCCGGCACCTTCGAAGAAACCTTCCCAGCCGCCGGGCGCTACGATTCCAAAGAACTGCGTGCGCGGAGCAACCGATTGATAGGCATGAACCACGTTCGGCGGTACGAATGCGAAATCGCCCTCGGTCAGGATACGGGAGCTGTTCTCCGCCCAGATGCGGAGTCGGCCTCGTGTGCAGAACCAAGTGTCATATTCTCGCTCATGGTAATGAAGCGGGATAGGCTGCCGGTCGAGCGTTGCTTCGCAGACGACCGCTCCATAGCCACCCGCAGTCTCATCGGTTCCTGCCAGGACCGTGATAATCTGACCGGCAACGTTGAATGCGTCGCCTTCTCCCTGGCGCAGGACATAAGCAACTGATTTTCCCGGTAGGGTACGAAGTGATCCCGACATAAATTTTCTCCTCAAAATTCTACTGTTTCAGGCTGCGTTCGAAGAAACGAAGCAGCGGCGCCGCCAGCCGGGCCGAATGGGTGCCGGCCATTTCGGGATCTTCTTCGGAGAACCAGAGATGCGCGGCATCCGGCAGCTCGAGTGCGGTGACCGGATATCCCGCCTGACGAAGTGTTTCGGCGAAATGGGCCGATTGCTGGGGCGAAACCTCCCGGTCCAGATGGCCCCAGCACAGGAAGACCGGCATGCGGCGTTGATGGCTGATCTGCCTCAGGGGCGACGCCTGATGGTAAAGCAGCGGTTCGGAAAAGGGTGAAGCGCCCAGCAGCAGTTCGGTCTTGTCTGGCGCCGTCACGCTATTGATGGCGCGATCCGCCTGCCAGTGCGCCATAAGATCATAGACGCCATAGATCCCTGCAAGCGCCTTTGGCGCCGGGCAATCAATGGACGAAAGACTGGCGAGTGCTGCCAGATGGCCACCTGCAGAAGCTCCCAGAATGCCGATGCGTTCGCCATCAATGCCATAGGTTGATGCCATGGCCGCGAAGTGGTGCAGAGACGCTTCGACGTCCTGAAGATTTCCAGGAAACGCAGGCGCACCTGCACTTGCGCGGCGATAGTCGACGCTGGCGAAAGCAAAGCCGTTTCTCGCGAATAACTCGCCCCAGGACCGCAGCGCCGAACGATGGCCGCGGATCCAGCCACCTCCCGGTACCGCAACAATCAACGGAAAGGGACCAGACTCATCAGGCATAAACAGATCTGCCTTGAGTGCCTGCCCGTCGGTGCTTGAATACTCGATCGTCTTCATGAGCCGGTCCCTGGTTCTGATCAGCGCTGAGATTTATGCTTCCTGTACGATCGGGTTGCGCAGGATGCCGAGGCGCTCGATCTCAACCTCGACGACGTCGCCCGGCTTCATCCAGAGCGGCGGATTACGCTTTGCACCGACGCCACCAGGGGTGCCGGAAGCGATAACGTCACCGGCTTCAAGACGCGTGAAGCTGGAGCAATATTCGATCTGCCGGGCGATATCGAAGATCATCTGGCTGAAGGTCGCGTCCTGCACCACCTGACCGTTCAATCGGGTCTGAATGCGAAGGTCATCAAGTGGTCCGAGTTCGTCCGGCGTCATCATCCACGGGCCGAAAGCACCAGTCTCGGGGAAGTTCTTGCCAGGCGTGAACTGATGCGTATGGCGCTGATAGTCGCGCACGCTGCCGTCGTTGTAGCAGGCAAAACCCGCAATGTGTCCAAGCGCGTCTTCACGGGTGATATACCGGCCTGGCTTGCCGATGATGACGGCGAGTTCGCCTTCATAATCCAGTTCCGTCGAAACCTTCGGACGCAGGATCGGC from the Rhizobium rhizoryzae genome contains:
- a CDS encoding tripartite tricarboxylate transporter TctB family protein, with the translated sequence MNEIEPRQRDAGRAIKAPQNFAGGLALAGVAGLALWLLSDLNAGSLSEMGSALLPRALAIGVGSLGLIIAGVALVRHGSAIEKTELRGTVFVLLSIGFFAATISSWRIGPVNVPGLGLMVSAPFAIIIAGFATPEARLRELLALAFGLTPVCMLMFGDLLNLPIPILPAFLIDSLPEGWSQKLVLRVTAAVMLCISAGLFATERHLSNSTVDGKQD
- a CDS encoding fumarylacetoacetate hydrolase family protein; the encoded protein is MRLSTVKIAGRTTWGVVEGETFRDAGAILADRYADLKAAITAGLAGVSEAAAKAPSFELSQLEWLPVIPNPDKILCVGLNYEMHRKETGRAEVDNPTIFGRFANSQTGHLKPILRPKVSTELDYEGELAVIIGKPGRYITREDALGHIAGFACYNDGSVRDYQRHTHQFTPGKNFPETGAFGPWMMTPDELGPLDDLRIQTRLNGQVVQDATFSQMIFDIARQIEYCSSFTRLEAGDVIASGTPGGVGAKRNPPLWMKPGDVVEVEIERLGILRNPIVQEA
- a CDS encoding cupin domain-containing protein; translation: MSGSLRTLPGKSVAYVLRQGEGDAFNVAGQIITVLAGTDETAGGYGAVVCEATLDRQPIPLHYHEREYDTWFCTRGRLRIWAENSSRILTEGDFAFVPPNVVHAYQSVAPRTQFFGIVAPGGWEGFFEGAGSVWLEPGLPASNHPFDFSRMGPAMQRFGVMRMPEAVYAEVTDGNETDRQLPQQRQSFVLQSGYGPRHRLAGHLATTVLPASLCDDRMEIRTIEAGLGASMPPIRHAETHVNLYLLSGALSLVLDGEAYVMGAGDFANIPADTVYSTQVLSGSARWLLSSANGTGLAFWDSQGVETQEFTFQAARDQDLRQILSPTSNLVDVTLAA
- a CDS encoding ABC transporter ATP-binding protein; the protein is MAQASTALSVRSASLRYGTFQALSEVSFEASQGHLVTLLGPSGCGKTTLLKAIAGFIPLDGGTIEIKGQNMQDVPPEKRDTAMCFQSYALFPHLTVADNIGFGLRQRRLGAQDIAARVAAVAEQVGLSSQLAKLPGQLSGGQQQRVALARAMAVRPGVMLFDEPLSNLDAKLRDHVRMEIRALQREHGFTAVYVTHDQAEALAMSDLVIVMRAGVIEQMGRPEDIYRNPANRFVADFIGTANIMPLRILDVDRTQGEYKVSCPLGEAVVRSDTPPVSDHVYACWRPEDAHVTKPTADAQNRFDVKVTTRTFLGSQCDFSVHPLGDATSRYRIQTHGFAPVSEGETIGVVIAPDAIRFLAEAVR
- a CDS encoding tripartite tricarboxylate transporter permease; this encodes MDTLVSNLSLGFSVALGLQNLALAFLGCLVGTLIGVLPGVGPVATIAMLLPITFSLDPTGALIMLAGIYYGAQYGGSTTAILVNIPGEATSVVTALDGHAMARRGRAGAALGIAALGSFFAGTVATIFIAALGAPLTRVALLFGPTEYFALMVMGLVFAVVLAGGSIIKAIAMIMLGLLLSTVGTDLETGDQRMTFGQPFLWDGIDFAVLAMGVFGVSEILRNLGQPEERDVVRGAIGRLLPNREELRQSIAPVLRGTLLGSAFGILPGNGAILAPFASYAMEKKLSKDPSRFGKGAVEGVAGPESANNAGAQTSFIPLLTLGIPANAVMALMVGAMTIHGIIPGPQVMTGKPSLFWGMIASMWIGNLMLLIINLPLVGVWVKLLKVPYRLLFPAILVFCCIGIYSINSQATDVLLIGLFGFVGYLLTRFGFEPAPMLLGFVLGKLLEENLRRALILSRGSLSTFVTEPISAGLIILSALLLIVAIIPNIRRGRDEVFAE
- a CDS encoding ABC transporter permease; protein product: MKRQRITPYLLLLPGLFPIVAFMSLVVGMAVSQSIGYFNFAGDDRFSLEFWEGMLSQSQFWRVFWYSARIAILSSLISVMLAYPVALWLRRPFPGSDLISAMIKAPLLVHGLVAAFLFVNFISFQGFLNVALVKLGLIDRPIRMQNDSYAIGVVILQVWKNMPLAFLVVTGSVRSIGDDILDAARDLGAGSLARLRRVILPLTLRALQAALILIFIGAAGDWSFQVVAGPTNIQSMAQFMHRVQSDNAAHGWNEAAVVAVMLMALSLFGSLILAGLMQLLVRRMGR
- a CDS encoding ROK family transcriptional regulator, with translation MSEKVSDLSGNERMILEIVRRAPNILRSAVAPATNLTQPSVHRIIDQLLEMGLLTLGDPVIHGRGKPSPSLKLNAEARFTIGISVNTDSIAFGLCDFACRIVYEEMLEVAPTNRRDTLFVLKERLRAVLAERGVMQDKLAGIGFSMAGFFIGPERYFNAPELLRDWSLVDLRKELETLFDLPVWTENNGTTGAIGESAVGAGRNFSTFGYLSFNYGFGGGIVLDGKPFFGAFGNAGELSRVFTLEEGPSRPALGELLKRLDRSGIAIANIRELRQRFDPTWPQVSEWVEEVAPTLNRAIDMLRAVIDPEAIVFGGELPPALGEMLIAIPPSSTKPRYGLEAPYPHRLLSPIQSDPAILGAALIPLMDQYFAWSLPKP
- a CDS encoding Bug family tripartite tricarboxylate transporter substrate binding protein; the encoded protein is MFKISRRMFIAGAAGAALAAPTLATAADWPQRPVTVIVPQAAGNSPDVLCRIITDKLSRALGQQFIVENRPGAANVVGMQAAARATNDGYTFVFATSAALVTNPYTIKNLSYDPLKDFVPVAMVARSHHILLVNPDVKANSLAELIALEKADPGSLSIAVDGPRNISGLIAQAINKQAGTKMALVPYNTISNAVQDSISGRTPVTIQSASVVEAFIKDGSLRPIAVAGKERIATLPNVPAIAETLKNMELQGWFMIMAPAGTPDAIVETMSKAVAKAIAEPDVLERAPTLGFEMEKGENVAPAGAKKFLAAQHAYTGQVLKDLGIEPN
- a CDS encoding alpha/beta hydrolase, yielding MKTIEYSSTDGQALKADLFMPDESGPFPLIVAVPGGGWIRGHRSALRSWGELFARNGFAFASVDYRRASAGAPAFPGNLQDVEASLHHFAAMASTYGIDGERIGILGASAGGHLAALASLSSIDCPAPKALAGIYGVYDLMAHWQADRAINSVTAPDKTELLLGASPFSEPLLYHQASPLRQISHQRRMPVFLCWGHLDREVSPQQSAHFAETLRQAGYPVTALELPDAAHLWFSEEDPEMAGTHSARLAAPLLRFFERSLKQ